The Stratiformator vulcanicus genome has a segment encoding these proteins:
- the efp gene encoding elongation factor P, translating into MATVNVNDFRKGLKLEVEGEPYEIIEVNFVKPGKGQALYKTKLRNLLRGGILDRTFRSGDSLDAADIQKTTGQYLYRDGDSYVFMESQTFEQYALPTDSVADKMRFIQENAEVDLLLYNGNVIDMTPPQHMMLSVTYTEPAARGDTATNVTKPATVEGGAEVQVPAFIQEGNVIKIDTASGSYVERVKN; encoded by the coding sequence ATGGCAACAGTCAACGTCAACGACTTTCGCAAAGGCCTCAAGCTGGAGGTCGAGGGAGAGCCGTATGAAATCATCGAAGTCAATTTCGTAAAGCCGGGCAAGGGTCAAGCGCTCTACAAGACGAAACTTCGCAACTTATTGCGAGGCGGAATTCTCGACCGGACGTTCCGCAGCGGCGATTCGCTCGATGCCGCGGACATTCAAAAGACGACCGGCCAATATCTCTACCGCGACGGCGACAGCTACGTCTTCATGGAGTCGCAGACGTTCGAGCAGTACGCATTGCCGACTGATTCGGTCGCCGACAAGATGCGATTTATCCAAGAGAACGCCGAGGTCGATCTGTTGCTGTATAACGGTAACGTGATCGACATGACGCCGCCGCAGCACATGATGTTGTCGGTCACCTATACGGAACCGGCCGCCCGCGGCGATACGGCGACCAACGTGACGAAGCCCGCAACGGTTGAAGGAGGCGCCGAAGTGCAGGTGCCCGCCTTCATTCAAGAAGGCAACGTCATCAAGATCGATACCGCATCCGGAAGCTACGTCGAACGCGTCAAGAACTAA
- the pilM gene encoding type IV pilus assembly protein PilM, protein MAEERGCWGIEVGQAGLKAIRLRYAEAAKQVIAVAFDYVPHAKLLSQPDAVPEELIPQAIETFLARNDIRGDSIAIAAPGHSALARFIQLPPVETSKVAQIVQYEAKQQIPFALDEVIWDYQTLGGAAEESGYILEAEVGLFAMKRDLVEKTIKPFLDRKVEVQLVQISPLALFNFVTFDRLGIRPGEEIEVDDDEHIVVCDMGADQTMLVVTNGKKIWIRNVPIGGNHFTRALVKGMKLTFAKAEHLKCNATKSPDPRAVFQALRPVFNDYVAELQRSIGYFSSVNRSAKIVKLLGAGNGFKLAGLQKFLQQNLQYDVERIETFDAAVGDKVLDDDLFKDNVLSFVVPYGLALQAMDQTTIRTTLLPPEIALAREIRRKKPWGVAAAAVLLLAFGVSAIGFGNVMQSVSEARWKSTETNVSQHNSTVDSLKQTYQGKETEYADIVDRGNRLLGNIERRDYWLEVYRAVNACLPRDTGDRLDLTDVTSQRRIRINSITAQRLESFAEWFGSLPQQTKTHMLKGDQAAAPAGAGYLFTLTGEHFHDTSDEATDPLDRVNRRRTGFVLRNFVDPLNEFQVTVVDDVDKDGLEEELVVPVRQIGISHATMTDQGYEQVRHPKAILAERSKARAPSRSGPGGIPGLGGLGNSFAGRPDNNFGNTNRGNPPAGTDPNNTDPTDKPIYRTTFTIQFCWTPTPEDTRPAEAPEAADAAGVEGETEGGAETPPQES, encoded by the coding sequence ATGGCTGAAGAGCGCGGTTGCTGGGGAATCGAAGTCGGTCAGGCCGGTCTGAAAGCGATCCGGCTGCGCTACGCGGAGGCGGCCAAACAGGTCATCGCCGTTGCGTTCGATTACGTGCCGCACGCGAAACTACTCAGCCAGCCCGACGCGGTACCGGAAGAACTGATTCCGCAGGCGATCGAGACGTTTCTCGCCCGCAACGACATTCGCGGCGACTCCATCGCCATCGCCGCCCCGGGCCACAGTGCGCTGGCACGCTTCATCCAGTTGCCGCCGGTTGAGACCTCCAAAGTCGCGCAGATCGTTCAATACGAAGCGAAGCAGCAGATTCCGTTCGCGCTCGATGAGGTGATCTGGGACTATCAAACGCTCGGCGGTGCGGCCGAAGAAAGCGGATACATCCTTGAGGCCGAAGTCGGCCTGTTCGCGATGAAACGCGATCTGGTTGAGAAGACGATCAAGCCATTTCTGGATCGCAAAGTCGAGGTGCAGCTCGTTCAGATTTCGCCGCTGGCGCTGTTCAACTTCGTCACGTTCGATCGACTCGGCATTCGCCCGGGCGAAGAGATCGAAGTGGACGATGATGAGCACATTGTCGTGTGCGATATGGGCGCCGACCAAACGATGCTCGTCGTCACGAACGGAAAGAAGATTTGGATCCGCAACGTGCCGATCGGCGGAAATCATTTCACCCGGGCGCTCGTCAAAGGCATGAAGTTGACGTTCGCGAAGGCGGAACACCTCAAGTGCAATGCCACGAAGAGTCCCGATCCGCGGGCGGTTTTTCAGGCACTCCGGCCGGTCTTCAATGACTACGTGGCCGAACTGCAGCGCTCCATTGGTTACTTTTCGAGCGTCAATCGCAGCGCGAAAATTGTGAAGCTCCTCGGCGCCGGAAACGGATTCAAGCTCGCCGGGCTTCAGAAGTTCTTGCAGCAAAACCTGCAGTATGACGTCGAGCGGATCGAAACGTTCGATGCCGCCGTCGGCGACAAGGTCCTTGATGACGACCTGTTCAAAGACAATGTCCTGAGCTTCGTCGTGCCTTACGGTCTCGCCCTGCAGGCGATGGACCAGACGACGATCAGAACAACGCTGCTGCCGCCCGAGATCGCCTTGGCCCGCGAGATTCGTCGCAAGAAGCCTTGGGGCGTTGCCGCCGCGGCCGTGTTGCTGTTGGCGTTCGGCGTCTCAGCCATCGGCTTCGGCAACGTGATGCAATCGGTCAGCGAGGCGCGATGGAAGTCGACGGAAACGAACGTGTCGCAGCACAACTCAACGGTCGACTCACTCAAACAGACATATCAGGGCAAAGAGACCGAATATGCCGACATCGTCGATCGCGGCAATCGACTGCTCGGAAATATTGAACGGCGCGACTACTGGCTCGAAGTCTATCGCGCCGTTAACGCCTGCCTGCCGCGAGATACCGGTGACCGACTCGACCTGACCGACGTGACGAGTCAAAGACGCATCCGGATTAATTCCATCACGGCGCAAAGGCTCGAGAGCTTTGCGGAGTGGTTCGGCAGCCTGCCGCAGCAAACGAAAACGCACATGCTCAAGGGCGACCAGGCAGCGGCACCGGCCGGTGCCGGCTACCTGTTTACGTTGACCGGAGAGCACTTCCACGACACATCGGATGAAGCGACCGACCCACTCGATCGGGTCAATCGTCGGCGGACCGGTTTCGTCCTGCGAAACTTCGTCGACCCGCTCAACGAATTTCAGGTGACTGTGGTCGATGACGTCGATAAGGATGGCTTGGAAGAAGAACTGGTCGTTCCGGTCCGACAAATTGGTATCAGCCATGCCACGATGACCGACCAGGGTTACGAACAGGTTCGTCATCCGAAAGCGATCCTGGCCGAGCGTAGCAAGGCGCGGGCACCAAGTCGCTCAGGCCCCGGCGGGATCCCAGGATTAGGCGGTCTCGGCAATAGTTTCGCCGGTCGGCCCGACAACAACTTCGGCAACACCAATCGTGGTAATCCGCCCGCAGGAACCGATCCCAACAATACAGATCCTACGGACAAACCGATTTATCGCACGACGTTTACGATTCAGTTCTGCTGGACTCCGACGCCGGAAGACACCCGACCTGCCGAAGCCCCTGAAGCCGCTGATGCAGCCGGAGTGGAAGGCGAAACCGAAGGCGGGGCCGAGACTCCTCCACAGGAGAGTTGA
- a CDS encoding SpoIIAA family protein yields MADEIDVTIDEDLVEVHATGKLTRQMYEDHMPRLNEVIDKYGSLRILFFMKDFQGWSADGLWEDIKFESKHGGDISRLAIVGELRWHAGMAEVCNMFTSATVKYFDPGDLEVAREWIAADPK; encoded by the coding sequence ATGGCCGATGAGATCGATGTCACGATCGACGAAGACCTCGTCGAGGTCCACGCGACCGGCAAGCTGACGAGGCAGATGTATGAAGACCACATGCCCCGGCTCAACGAGGTGATCGATAAGTATGGCAGCCTGCGAATCCTATTTTTCATGAAAGACTTCCAGGGTTGGTCGGCTGACGGACTGTGGGAGGACATCAAGTTCGAGTCGAAGCACGGCGGCGATATCAGTCGACTCGCAATCGTTGGTGAATTGCGCTGGCACGCCGGGATGGCGGAAGTTTGCAATATGTTTACTTCGGCTACGGTCAAATACTTTGATCCCGGTGATCTCGAGGTAGCCCGAGAGTGGATAGCCGCAGATCCGAAATGA
- a CDS encoding bifunctional folylpolyglutamate synthase/dihydrofolate synthase, which produces MSSTIDTYEDAVDFLLGRVNFERIPGKRHALRNVKLERTALLLEGSGDPQNTIPAVHIGGTKGKGSTAVMTAAILSAAGARTGLFTSPHIDCFEERIQIDGVPIGRSEFTRAVAAVADVATSQRFESQSLRPTFFELLTAAAWFAFRQVGVEIAVIEVGLGGRLDATNVCRPVVTAITNVSLDHTELLGDTVEKIASEKAGIAKPGVPMITSAIEPALSVIRERCRSIGAPLAIIEPTVGNDQLESSKESPDWHRTIAIRPSGEDWGTHRLPLPGRFQCTNAAVAAELAAAVAKSGQLRPEVARAIGSEAVRKGWSAVDWPARLEIVRTQPTFIIDAAHNDESIRVMLEALRERPEGGTRVAIFGTSTDKNATAMLGRLSGEFADIVLTTAPNNPRAAGLHTLRNIASETTPTRVNFHERATIVDAAELAVTLAGEAGLVCCAGSIYLAAAMRTAMLSRSDSDAARR; this is translated from the coding sequence TTGAGTTCCACGATTGATACCTATGAAGACGCGGTCGACTTCCTGCTCGGCCGGGTGAACTTCGAACGTATTCCGGGCAAACGGCATGCGCTGCGAAACGTGAAGCTCGAACGAACCGCATTGCTGCTCGAAGGCTCAGGCGACCCGCAGAATACGATACCGGCGGTTCATATCGGCGGGACGAAAGGCAAAGGCTCGACCGCGGTCATGACGGCGGCGATTCTCTCTGCCGCCGGGGCCCGAACGGGGCTGTTTACGTCGCCGCACATTGACTGCTTCGAAGAGCGAATTCAGATCGACGGCGTTCCGATCGGCCGGTCGGAGTTCACACGTGCCGTCGCCGCCGTGGCAGATGTGGCCACGAGCCAGCGGTTCGAATCGCAGTCGCTCCGACCGACATTCTTTGAACTGTTGACGGCGGCAGCATGGTTCGCGTTTCGACAAGTCGGGGTCGAGATCGCGGTTATCGAAGTCGGGCTCGGCGGGCGGCTCGATGCGACGAATGTCTGCCGACCGGTCGTCACGGCAATCACCAACGTCAGCCTCGACCACACGGAGTTGCTCGGCGATACCGTCGAGAAGATTGCGTCGGAGAAAGCCGGGATCGCCAAACCCGGCGTGCCAATGATCACCTCTGCGATTGAGCCGGCGCTGTCGGTCATCCGCGAGCGGTGCCGATCGATCGGAGCACCGCTCGCAATAATCGAACCGACCGTAGGCAATGACCAACTCGAATCGTCAAAGGAGTCGCCCGATTGGCACCGAACCATCGCGATCCGACCTTCCGGCGAGGATTGGGGAACGCATCGACTCCCGCTGCCCGGCCGTTTTCAATGCACCAATGCCGCGGTCGCCGCCGAGTTAGCCGCGGCAGTTGCCAAGTCAGGACAGCTCCGCCCGGAAGTGGCCCGAGCGATTGGCTCCGAAGCCGTTCGCAAAGGCTGGTCGGCAGTTGATTGGCCGGCGCGGCTGGAAATTGTTCGAACGCAGCCCACGTTTATCATCGACGCCGCCCATAACGATGAGTCGATCCGTGTGATGCTCGAGGCCCTACGGGAACGACCGGAAGGGGGGACTCGCGTCGCAATTTTCGGAACGTCGACCGATAAGAATGCGACGGCGATGCTCGGTCGGCTGTCAGGTGAGTTCGCCGACATCGTGCTGACGACCGCACCTAACAACCCCCGAGCTGCGGGCCTTCATACGCTTCGAAACATCGCGTCCGAAACGACCCCAACGCGAGTCAACTTTCACGAGCGAGCGACGATCGTCGATGCCGCCGAACTGGCCGTGACCCTTGCCGGGGAGGCCGGCCTTGTTTGCTGCGCCGGTTCAATCTATCTGGCGGCCGCCATGAGAACGGCGATGTTAAGTCGCTCGGATTCCGACGCGGCACGGCGTTAA
- the miaB gene encoding tRNA (N6-isopentenyl adenosine(37)-C2)-methylthiotransferase MiaB → MVSPLPTATDTTNANTADTHNRQLFIETVGCQMNVLDSELVVGALRRQGYELTDDMKSADTILFNTCSVRERAEHKIYSLLGRLKYAKRQRPGLVIGVMGCMAQKDQDIIFRRAPHVDLIAGTGQLAEIPNLIAEARQTRRRQRALSLGRRDGKRVEVADSFESYDPTREPQMRPTPHQAFVRIMIGCDKFCTYCVVPMTRGPEQSRPPTLIAAEVDILAEQGVKEVTLLGQTVNSYKHTEEGRLYRLSDLLHKIHDTPGIERIKFVTNYPRDMGSDLLEAIRDLPKCMHYLHVPLQSGCDDVLKLMKRGYTVAQYREMMDRINEIVPGCSVSSDFIVGHPGETEASFDKSIATIQEFRFKNSFIFKYSPRPGTKAFDRLADDVPEADKKRRNNELLAIQNAVSEEDNAEFIGKSVKVFVEGESKAESGKRKAEDANASPSSQDARPAIQLSGRTRCDRIVVFEGNPRLAGSSTEIAIEDCTTTTLIGSIVTHDVQHGCDVGLPILT, encoded by the coding sequence ATGGTTTCGCCCCTTCCAACCGCGACCGACACGACAAACGCCAACACGGCCGACACACACAACCGTCAGCTCTTCATCGAGACGGTCGGCTGCCAGATGAACGTGCTCGACAGCGAACTCGTCGTCGGAGCGCTCCGCCGCCAGGGCTATGAACTGACCGACGATATGAAGTCGGCCGATACGATCCTGTTCAATACCTGCAGCGTGCGCGAACGGGCTGAGCACAAAATTTACAGCCTGCTCGGCCGGCTAAAATATGCGAAGCGGCAGCGACCGGGCCTGGTCATCGGAGTCATGGGCTGCATGGCCCAAAAAGACCAGGACATCATCTTCCGCCGGGCTCCCCATGTCGATCTAATTGCCGGGACAGGCCAACTCGCCGAGATTCCAAATCTGATTGCCGAGGCCCGACAGACGCGGCGACGGCAACGAGCGTTGAGCCTCGGTCGACGCGATGGCAAGCGGGTCGAGGTCGCCGACAGCTTCGAGAGCTACGATCCGACGCGTGAACCGCAGATGCGGCCGACGCCGCACCAGGCGTTCGTGCGGATCATGATCGGCTGCGACAAATTCTGCACTTACTGCGTCGTCCCGATGACCCGCGGCCCTGAGCAGAGCCGGCCGCCGACTCTCATCGCCGCGGAGGTCGACATTCTGGCGGAGCAGGGCGTCAAAGAGGTCACGCTGCTCGGACAGACGGTCAACAGTTACAAGCACACCGAAGAGGGTCGCCTCTACCGGCTCAGCGACCTGCTTCACAAAATTCACGACACGCCCGGCATCGAGCGGATCAAGTTCGTCACCAACTACCCCCGCGACATGGGCAGCGATTTGCTCGAAGCCATTCGCGATCTGCCCAAGTGCATGCACTATCTGCATGTGCCGCTGCAATCGGGGTGCGACGACGTACTCAAACTGATGAAGCGCGGTTACACCGTCGCGCAGTACCGCGAGATGATGGACCGCATCAACGAGATCGTGCCCGGCTGCAGTGTCTCGAGCGACTTCATCGTCGGGCATCCCGGCGAGACGGAAGCGTCATTCGATAAGAGCATCGCGACGATTCAGGAGTTCCGCTTCAAGAACAGTTTCATCTTCAAGTACAGCCCGCGGCCCGGCACGAAAGCGTTTGACCGGCTCGCAGACGATGTGCCCGAAGCCGATAAGAAACGCCGCAACAACGAACTGCTCGCCATCCAGAACGCCGTGAGCGAAGAGGACAACGCGGAGTTCATCGGGAAGAGCGTGAAGGTCTTCGTGGAAGGCGAGTCAAAAGCGGAAAGCGGAAAACGGAAAGCGGAAGACGCAAACGCTTCTCCCTCATCTCAAGATGCGCGTCCCGCCATTCAGCTCTCCGGCCGAACGCGCTGCGATCGGATTGTGGTCTTCGAGGGCAACCCGCGACTGGCGGGAAGTTCCACCGAGATTGCGATTGAAGACTGCACGACGACCACGCTGATCGGCTCGATCGTCACACACGACGTCCAGCACGGCTGCGACGTCGGCCTGCCGATCCTCACATAG
- a CDS encoding DinB family protein, translating to MTFVEMILSQWELNRSRTLDLLKRAREATGGDQALSWQPGPGRAPIGWHLGHIAVTEELFATARLADRPSDLGPLIERFRGGSVADSNVPTADELERLLEQTRSNLLQTVESIEEKDLETVPPALAERQWTVRKSLQILSWHEPQHQGQAHAVLNLFLNDPEQTR from the coding sequence ATGACTTTCGTCGAAATGATTTTGTCACAATGGGAACTGAACCGCAGCCGCACACTCGACCTGCTCAAGCGGGCACGCGAGGCCACGGGAGGGGATCAAGCGCTCTCGTGGCAGCCGGGGCCGGGGCGGGCTCCGATCGGTTGGCATCTCGGACATATCGCGGTGACTGAAGAGCTCTTCGCGACGGCCCGGCTGGCCGATCGTCCGTCAGATCTCGGCCCCCTCATTGAGCGGTTTCGCGGCGGCAGTGTGGCTGACTCGAACGTCCCAACCGCCGACGAATTGGAACGGCTGCTGGAGCAGACACGTTCGAACCTGCTTCAGACGGTCGAGTCGATCGAGGAAAAAGACCTTGAGACCGTCCCGCCGGCGTTGGCCGAGCGACAGTGGACAGTCCGCAAGAGCCTGCAGATCCTCTCTTGGCACGAACCTCAACATCAGGGGCAGGCGCACGCCGTCCTTAATTTGTTCCTGAACGACCCCGAGCAGACTCGCTGA
- a CDS encoding glycoside hydrolase family 38 N-terminal domain-containing protein translates to MSANSPLILLPSHGLDDFPLELEEASAVNLLDAFAAVFDPIVLAAAKGLWDAEPAEFPTRHIGERVIVIPEAAKSWLQSDWMSRAKTDARSVIDSWEDRDDLIAKLRDAFAEDAQPPQSDSTDPGESHEFSDESVSGSLSFDLAADFHALGTIYLQIQLLTRRMHYYDDPEDTRIADAAIEAAAAAVAGDEEVARKSLGSVFELLLEARERLYPVEGFLLDLCLLVPKLANVEWLSKTISGGPVSILADGNDWPEMAEASPEFIDRLREGLQQGGVSIVGGEWRSDGGIVDSVDSSIARLRTGRAAVAETLGASPTCWAQRHFGLGPLTPLVLNRTGYKSALHLLLDNGTMPDEEYSQFQWTGSDDSTIPALSRMPIAANSTAGFLRLADRLAESMDADQSAGIVFVRWPGEASRVFHDLQRAARYAPVLGKFVTFDKYFEAIEAPYRTGQYDAWEYVSPQLVRDVAAGRPDPISRPARQRAQYERLKTQAALRVFSQLLGLREQGQSIDAELDAALIDGSQDRAEGDEPTLDSDLSETEADDVRLPRRLAELISSGGEEARGILVLNPLAQPRRTWVGVGDDQPLPSPGESILHVQPVGPHRGFVADLPAAGFLWSAVSDSAASTGASGSNRKRRRQPPLAEEGLLRNDFFEVGISSATGGIGYVRDHNTRPKRLSQQLAFRFLRERLIESPESDFAERTAYSRSRCLSQKVLCDGPAVGVIETAGEIVDQQDDRVLAGFRQRFRVTRGIPEIEIEIELDIRHEPVGDPWFSYYACRFAWGDSSAPILRSHAQQCHQHRGQRIEAADFVEVIEDRKKRIAIFPLGRCFHRESDNRMLDSILVVPGESTRRFRFVVRFDDGHPSRASAATMQPPVLIPVDRIPATPASSAWLGRVDPANVVLTRLQPASSEDAGVAIKARLVETEGIGGNCRISLCRMPGSARKIDFLGETIAELEITDDRVEVPLTPYEVADVEISLKSSQ, encoded by the coding sequence ATGTCAGCAAACTCGCCGCTCATCCTTCTGCCGTCGCACGGGCTCGACGATTTTCCGCTCGAATTGGAGGAGGCGTCGGCGGTCAATCTGCTTGACGCGTTCGCCGCGGTATTCGATCCAATTGTCTTGGCTGCAGCCAAAGGACTGTGGGATGCCGAACCGGCAGAATTCCCTACGCGGCATATCGGCGAACGCGTCATCGTGATTCCGGAAGCGGCAAAGTCCTGGCTGCAATCCGATTGGATGTCTCGGGCAAAAACCGACGCGCGCTCGGTGATCGATTCGTGGGAGGACCGCGACGATCTGATTGCGAAACTCCGTGACGCTTTTGCGGAAGACGCGCAGCCGCCGCAAAGTGACTCAACTGATCCCGGCGAATCTCACGAGTTCTCTGACGAATCAGTTTCGGGCTCCCTGTCATTCGACCTTGCCGCAGACTTTCACGCCCTTGGCACGATCTATCTCCAAATTCAATTGCTGACGCGGCGGATGCACTACTACGACGATCCGGAGGATACCCGGATCGCCGACGCCGCCATCGAAGCCGCCGCCGCGGCTGTTGCGGGGGACGAGGAAGTCGCCCGTAAGTCGCTCGGCTCCGTCTTCGAATTGCTTTTGGAAGCTCGAGAGCGACTTTATCCCGTCGAAGGCTTTTTGCTCGATCTGTGCCTGTTGGTGCCGAAGCTGGCGAATGTCGAATGGCTTTCGAAGACGATCAGCGGCGGGCCAGTCTCCATTTTGGCGGACGGAAACGACTGGCCGGAAATGGCCGAAGCTTCGCCGGAGTTCATCGATCGATTGCGTGAAGGACTGCAACAAGGCGGCGTGTCGATTGTCGGAGGCGAGTGGCGGTCTGATGGCGGGATCGTCGATTCGGTCGATAGCTCAATCGCGCGACTTCGAACCGGGCGGGCGGCGGTTGCGGAGACGCTCGGTGCCTCACCGACGTGTTGGGCTCAGCGTCATTTCGGTCTCGGACCGCTCACGCCGCTGGTTCTCAACCGCACCGGTTACAAATCGGCCCTGCATCTGCTGCTCGATAACGGGACGATGCCCGACGAGGAGTACTCGCAATTTCAGTGGACCGGCAGCGACGACAGCACCATCCCGGCATTGTCGCGGATGCCGATCGCGGCGAACTCCACAGCAGGTTTTCTTCGACTGGCCGATCGGCTGGCCGAGTCGATGGATGCCGACCAGTCCGCGGGCATCGTTTTCGTGCGTTGGCCCGGCGAAGCATCACGCGTGTTTCATGACCTGCAGCGGGCCGCGCGCTACGCTCCCGTCCTCGGTAAATTCGTCACGTTTGATAAGTACTTCGAAGCGATCGAAGCGCCGTATCGAACCGGGCAATACGACGCTTGGGAATACGTCTCGCCGCAGTTGGTGCGAGACGTCGCCGCCGGACGACCCGATCCAATTTCCCGCCCGGCACGGCAGCGCGCACAGTACGAGCGATTGAAAACGCAGGCGGCATTACGGGTGTTCTCACAATTGCTTGGTCTGCGGGAGCAGGGGCAATCGATCGACGCTGAACTCGACGCCGCTTTGATCGACGGTTCCCAGGATCGCGCGGAAGGTGACGAGCCGACTCTTGACTCGGACTTGTCGGAAACAGAAGCCGACGACGTTCGGTTGCCGCGTCGCTTGGCAGAGCTGATTTCCTCTGGCGGTGAAGAGGCTCGCGGCATTCTCGTCCTGAATCCGCTCGCGCAACCGCGCCGGACGTGGGTCGGGGTTGGCGATGATCAGCCCCTCCCGTCTCCCGGCGAATCAATTCTGCACGTCCAACCGGTCGGTCCCCATCGCGGCTTTGTGGCCGATCTCCCGGCCGCCGGCTTTCTGTGGTCAGCCGTTTCCGATAGCGCCGCGTCGACCGGGGCTTCGGGCTCGAATCGCAAACGCCGCAGGCAGCCTCCGCTTGCCGAAGAAGGGCTGCTGCGAAACGATTTTTTCGAGGTCGGCATCAGTTCGGCCACCGGCGGGATCGGCTACGTGCGTGACCACAACACACGTCCGAAACGGCTCAGTCAGCAATTGGCGTTTCGGTTCCTTCGTGAGCGATTGATCGAATCGCCCGAGAGTGATTTTGCCGAGCGGACGGCCTATTCACGAAGTCGCTGCCTGTCGCAAAAAGTGCTTTGCGACGGCCCCGCGGTCGGAGTCATCGAAACCGCCGGCGAGATCGTTGACCAACAGGACGATCGAGTTCTTGCGGGATTTCGTCAGCGATTCCGCGTCACGCGTGGGATTCCCGAAATCGAAATTGAGATTGAATTGGACATCCGGCACGAACCGGTCGGCGATCCGTGGTTCAGTTATTACGCCTGCCGATTCGCCTGGGGTGACTCGTCCGCGCCGATCTTGCGGAGCCATGCTCAGCAGTGCCATCAGCATCGCGGGCAACGCATCGAGGCCGCCGATTTCGTGGAGGTCATTGAAGACCGCAAGAAGCGGATCGCGATCTTCCCGCTCGGACGGTGCTTCCACCGGGAGTCCGACAATCGCATGCTCGACTCGATTTTAGTCGTACCGGGCGAGTCGACGCGTCGGTTTCGATTTGTCGTGCGGTTTGACGATGGCCATCCGTCGCGGGCATCGGCGGCGACGATGCAGCCACCAGTGCTCATTCCCGTCGATCGTATTCCGGCGACCCCCGCTTCCTCTGCATGGCTCGGCCGGGTCGACCCGGCGAATGTCGTACTGACACGTCTCCAACCGGCGTCATCCGAAGACGCGGGGGTCGCTATCAAGGCGCGGTTGGTCGAGACCGAAGGCATCGGTGGTAACTGCCGCATCAGCCTCTGCCGGATGCCCGGTTCGGCGCGGAAGATCGACTTCCTCGGTGAGACGATCGCCGAGTTGGAGATCACCGATGACCGGGTCGAAGTTCCGCTTACGCCGTATGAAGTCGCCGACGTCGAAATTTCGCTGAAGAGTTCGCAATGA
- a CDS encoding SpoIIAA family protein translates to MTDAIEVKTADDLVEVHATGHLTHQMYVEMVGRIDEVIKANDKIRVLFVMHDFKGWTAGALWDDIKFDMAHWKDIKRLAIVGESKWEEGMAVFCKPFTAAKLKYFDHTKLDDAREWIVSDD, encoded by the coding sequence ATGACTGACGCGATTGAAGTCAAAACCGCTGACGATCTGGTCGAAGTTCACGCCACCGGTCACCTGACCCACCAGATGTACGTCGAAATGGTCGGGCGGATTGATGAGGTCATCAAGGCCAACGACAAGATCCGGGTGCTGTTCGTGATGCACGACTTCAAGGGTTGGACCGCCGGGGCCCTGTGGGACGACATCAAGTTCGACATGGCCCACTGGAAAGACATCAAGCGGCTCGCCATCGTCGGCGAATCGAAGTGGGAAGAGGGCATGGCCGTCTTCTGCAAGCCCTTCACCGCCGCCAAGCTGAAATACTTCGACCACACGAAGCTCGACGACGCCCGCGAGTGGATCGTCAGCGACGACTAA
- the cmk gene encoding (d)CMP kinase, which produces MIITIDGPAGSGKSTAARLLAERLGFEFLNTGAMYRAIAFRVLAQGIDPSDDERVVQCAESAAIRFEKGRLTLDGDDITDAIQSESVSLAASQVAVNPAVREVLVGLQRRAAEGKRMVSEGRDQGTVVFPGAEAKFFLTATAECRARRRQAELAQRGEEVEFESLLATIRERDERDVSRAVAPLVPADDAVEIDTSEITVAELVDQLATCVRDRLPESI; this is translated from the coding sequence ATGATCATCACGATCGACGGCCCCGCGGGATCAGGCAAGAGCACGGCGGCGCGGCTGCTTGCGGAGAGACTAGGGTTCGAGTTTCTCAATACCGGCGCAATGTATCGCGCGATCGCGTTTCGCGTTCTCGCTCAGGGTATCGATCCATCCGATGACGAACGTGTCGTGCAATGTGCCGAGAGCGCCGCGATCCGCTTTGAAAAAGGCCGCCTGACTCTCGACGGGGACGACATCACCGACGCGATCCAGTCCGAGTCGGTCTCGCTCGCCGCCTCGCAAGTCGCCGTCAACCCCGCCGTCAGGGAGGTGCTGGTCGGATTGCAGCGGCGGGCGGCTGAGGGAAAGCGAATGGTATCGGAGGGGCGAGATCAGGGGACGGTCGTGTTCCCGGGTGCCGAGGCGAAGTTCTTTCTGACCGCGACCGCCGAATGCCGCGCTCGACGTCGGCAGGCGGAACTGGCTCAGCGGGGCGAAGAGGTCGAGTTCGAATCGCTTCTCGCCACGATTCGTGAGAGGGACGAGCGCGACGTCAGTCGAGCCGTCGCCCCGCTTGTCCCGGCCGATGACGCGGTCGAAATCGATACGTCAGAGATTACGGTCGCCGAACTCGTCGACCAACTTGCGACATGCGTCCGCGATCGCCTGCCTGAGTCGATCTGA